One genomic segment of Suttonella sp. R2A3 includes these proteins:
- a CDS encoding acetoacetate--CoA ligase produces MANVLLWQPDHSRIEQANVSLLIQSLHNDYPEVSDYASLHAFSLKHQAAFWRHLVEFCQLRGDFPDPVIEQPESAEHAQFFPNARLNFAENMLQYGEHHPDEVAILYKVEENSIGSLSWCDLRAQVSQLQQVLQARGVGSGDVVAGYLPNFPQTVIAMLATTSLGAVWSSTSPDFGSEGAIDRFGQTRPKVLFSVDGYTYNGKVHTCRDKAQAVVSAVDSIECWIEISNIGAEAARLTCAESWDEVLAAYSAKPLTFVPCEFNDPLYILYSSGTTGKPKCIIHSVGGMLLNNLKEHRLHCDVHPGDRVFYFTTCGWMMWNWLVGSLASGATICLYEGSPFYPNGEVLWDYAETAKFSLFGTAAKYLATLEEQQITPVTSHDLRALRTLCSTGSVLAPEQFDYVYQSIKSDIHLTSIAGGTDICGCFAIGNPLTPVYRGETQGSGLALDVQVFDEQGQSVREQRGELVCCNAFPNRPLGFYGDEDGSRYHQAYWARFPGVWHHGDFVARSAHDGLVFYGRSDAVLNPGGVRIGTAEIYNQVNAMEAISDSVVIGQDWDNDCRVILFVVLKEGYTLDDTLVSAIKKHIREQCTPRHVPAKILAVADIPRTKSGKIVELAVRDVVHGREVQQLSALANPQALSYFAEREELAD; encoded by the coding sequence ATGGCTAATGTATTGCTTTGGCAACCAGATCATTCGCGTATTGAACAAGCGAATGTATCTTTATTGATTCAATCACTGCACAACGATTATCCTGAGGTTAGCGACTATGCGAGTCTGCATGCGTTTAGTCTCAAACATCAGGCGGCATTTTGGCGGCATTTGGTTGAATTTTGTCAACTCCGTGGCGATTTTCCTGATCCGGTGATCGAGCAACCAGAAAGCGCTGAGCATGCGCAATTCTTCCCCAATGCTCGGCTCAATTTCGCTGAAAACATGCTTCAATACGGTGAGCATCACCCTGATGAGGTGGCGATCCTTTATAAAGTGGAAGAAAACAGCATTGGCTCGTTAAGTTGGTGCGATCTGCGTGCGCAAGTGAGTCAATTGCAGCAGGTGTTACAGGCGCGAGGGGTAGGTTCAGGGGATGTGGTTGCAGGTTATTTGCCAAATTTCCCGCAAACCGTAATCGCCATGCTCGCCACCACATCGTTGGGTGCGGTGTGGAGCTCGACTTCGCCAGATTTTGGTAGTGAAGGGGCGATTGACCGTTTTGGCCAAACACGCCCGAAAGTGCTCTTTAGCGTTGATGGCTATACCTATAACGGTAAAGTGCATACCTGCCGTGATAAGGCACAAGCCGTGGTCTCAGCGGTGGATAGCATCGAATGCTGGATAGAAATCAGCAATATTGGCGCTGAGGCAGCGCGTTTAACCTGTGCAGAGTCTTGGGATGAGGTGCTCGCGGCTTACTCGGCTAAGCCGCTAACCTTTGTGCCTTGTGAGTTTAATGACCCGCTGTATATTCTCTATTCATCAGGGACTACCGGTAAACCTAAATGCATCATTCATAGTGTGGGCGGGATGCTACTGAATAATCTCAAAGAGCATCGCCTACATTGTGATGTTCATCCTGGAGATCGGGTGTTTTATTTCACTACCTGTGGTTGGATGATGTGGAATTGGCTGGTAGGCAGCCTGGCCAGTGGCGCGACGATTTGCTTATACGAAGGTTCCCCGTTTTACCCAAATGGTGAGGTGCTTTGGGATTACGCTGAAACCGCTAAATTTAGTTTGTTTGGAACGGCTGCGAAATATTTGGCCACCCTTGAAGAGCAGCAGATTACACCAGTAACCAGCCATGATTTGCGTGCTTTACGCACATTGTGTTCAACCGGTTCTGTGTTGGCGCCTGAGCAATTTGATTATGTCTATCAGTCGATTAAAAGCGATATTCACCTCACCAGTATCGCGGGCGGTACTGATATTTGTGGGTGTTTTGCGATCGGTAATCCGCTGACGCCGGTTTATCGAGGTGAAACACAGGGTAGTGGTTTAGCGCTTGATGTACAAGTGTTTGACGAACAGGGACAGTCGGTGCGTGAACAGCGGGGTGAATTGGTGTGTTGTAATGCGTTTCCAAACCGCCCACTAGGGTTTTATGGTGATGAGGATGGCAGTCGCTATCATCAGGCGTATTGGGCGCGTTTTCCAGGTGTTTGGCACCATGGTGATTTTGTCGCGCGTAGTGCTCATGATGGGCTGGTGTTCTATGGACGTTCGGATGCGGTGTTAAACCCTGGTGGTGTACGTATTGGTACGGCAGAGATTTATAACCAGGTGAATGCCATGGAAGCGATTAGCGATAGCGTGGTGATTGGTCAAGATTGGGATAACGACTGTCGGGTGATTTTATTTGTGGTGCTCAAAGAGGGCTACACACTCGACGATACGCTGGTGAGCGCAATTAAAAAGCATATTCGTGAGCAATGTACGCCACGACATGTACCGGCAAAAATCTTAGCAGTTGCTGATATCCCACGAACAAAATCGGGCAAAATTGTTGAGCTCGCGGTGCGTGATGTGGTTCATGGTCGTGAGGTTCAGCAGCTCAGTGCGCTTGCGAACCCACAGGCATTAAGCTATTTTGCTGAACGAGAAGAATTAGCTGATTGA
- the ipdC gene encoding indolepyruvate/phenylpyruvate decarboxylase, with translation MTLAEVLLDALKARGVAEIFGIPGDFALPLFKAIEESQILPCYYLSHEPAVGFAADAAARMRCAPSVAAVTYGAGGFNMVNPIAAAYAEKSPVIVLSGGPGDTDKQTGLLVHHQAKDLNSQLAVYREVTCDQAILDDLSTAPQTIARVLDNCLRYSRPVYLEIPRDKVFQPCEAVPAPVDDLWPHQQAALDACADAVLSRLQNAEQPILVVGVEVRRFDLEAQVAELAKRLDIPVVTTLMGRGMLANDPDIALLGTYLGSGGDADLSARVEDADAMFLLGVILTDNNFGLSGQRVDFRRVMHAADGQCSMGYHIYPNIGLKPLLNALLERLPACDVPKKQRQLPSYPQGFVADDAVSTPTDVATLINDHFHRHEKMPLAADMGDCFFTTLDIESTELVAPGFYATMGYGIPAGLGLQAADGRRPIILVGDGAFQMTGWELLNAPRYGFNPIVLVFNNASWEMLRTFQPESAFNDLPRLDFAAIGESLGGKGHRAPTRAALANSFAEALADEAHFHIIDIQIEREILSNTLARFVAGFKKMREG, from the coding sequence ATGACTTTAGCAGAAGTCTTATTAGATGCGCTAAAAGCGCGCGGTGTGGCAGAAATCTTTGGGATTCCTGGTGATTTCGCTTTGCCATTGTTTAAAGCGATTGAAGAAAGCCAGATCTTGCCGTGCTATTACCTCAGTCACGAACCTGCGGTAGGGTTTGCTGCGGATGCGGCCGCACGCATGCGTTGCGCGCCTTCTGTGGCAGCAGTTACTTATGGCGCAGGTGGCTTTAATATGGTTAACCCGATTGCTGCGGCTTATGCAGAAAAATCACCAGTGATTGTGCTTTCAGGGGGCCCGGGGGATACGGACAAACAAACCGGATTATTGGTCCACCATCAGGCAAAAGACCTTAATTCACAGCTTGCGGTGTACCGTGAGGTCACTTGTGATCAAGCGATTTTAGATGACCTATCAACCGCGCCACAAACGATTGCACGGGTGTTGGATAATTGCCTGCGCTATTCAAGACCGGTGTATTTAGAAATCCCACGCGATAAAGTCTTTCAACCGTGTGAGGCCGTGCCGGCACCAGTGGATGATTTATGGCCACACCAGCAAGCAGCGCTCGATGCGTGTGCTGATGCGGTCTTATCTCGGCTACAAAATGCAGAACAGCCGATCTTGGTGGTTGGGGTGGAAGTGCGGCGTTTTGATCTTGAAGCTCAAGTGGCGGAACTCGCGAAACGCTTAGATATCCCGGTAGTGACCACCTTGATGGGGCGTGGCATGCTGGCCAACGATCCTGATATTGCCTTGTTAGGCACATATCTTGGTTCTGGAGGTGACGCGGATTTAAGCGCTCGGGTTGAAGATGCCGATGCGATGTTTTTGCTCGGGGTGATTTTGACGGATAATAACTTCGGTTTATCCGGACAACGGGTTGATTTTCGCCGCGTGATGCACGCCGCCGATGGTCAATGCTCGATGGGCTATCATATTTATCCTAATATTGGCTTGAAGCCGTTATTAAACGCGTTACTCGAACGCTTACCTGCTTGTGACGTACCTAAAAAGCAACGTCAACTACCAAGCTATCCACAAGGCTTTGTCGCCGATGACGCAGTGTCTACGCCAACCGATGTTGCCACGCTGATCAATGATCATTTTCATCGTCACGAAAAAATGCCGTTAGCGGCAGATATGGGGGATTGTTTTTTCACCACCCTTGATATTGAATCTACTGAATTGGTCGCTCCAGGGTTCTACGCGACGATGGGCTATGGAATTCCGGCGGGGCTAGGGTTGCAGGCCGCTGATGGTCGTCGTCCGATTATCTTGGTTGGTGATGGCGCGTTTCAGATGACCGGTTGGGAGTTGTTGAATGCCCCTCGTTATGGCTTTAACCCGATTGTCTTGGTGTTTAATAATGCCAGCTGGGAGATGCTACGTACCTTTCAGCCTGAGTCGGCCTTTAACGATTTGCCTCGGCTTGATTTTGCCGCGATCGGTGAAAGCTTAGGAGGAAAAGGTCATCGCGCACCAACACGCGCAGCGCTTGCAAACAGTTTTGCTGAAGCGCTGGCTGATGAAGCGCATTTTCATATTATCGACATTCAGATTGAGCGCGAAATCTTATCCAATACGCTGGCGCGTTTTGTCGCCGGCTTTAAAAAGATGCGCGAAGGTTAA
- a CDS encoding aldehyde dehydrogenase family protein, with protein MTTFSLWINGKAVSTANTFDVINPADKSVVAACPQASEQDLENAVAAAKEAFPAWAEKPWQERSDLMLKLADAVEANMVELSELLTKEQGKPQNGFADMGAGFETGGTLAWIRATAGLTLPVETIQEGDDLTIEVHRKPLGVVGSITPWNYPLLIGIWHIIPAMLAGNTVVMKPSSLTPLTTLRFAELANEILPAGVLNVVSGDGGIGRMITAHEDISKIVFTGSTPTGRHIMKSAAGNLKRLTLELGGNDAAIVLDDVDVASAVGKIFATAFINNGQTCAALKRLYVQDGVYDAICEGLTEIANSVITGNGMNPDSDFGPLQNPDQLQLVMDLAADAKERGARFLTGGEQTNTNGYYYPITLVADIKDGARLVDEEQFGPILPIIRFSDVEEAIVHANNSPNGLGGSVWSQDIERAREIASRLECGSVWINHHAVIQPHAPFGGIKQSGFGVEFSEAGLKEFTSIQTLHVYP; from the coding sequence ATGACAACCTTTTCTTTATGGATTAACGGTAAAGCCGTCTCCACCGCTAACACCTTTGACGTTATCAACCCCGCGGATAAATCTGTGGTCGCAGCTTGTCCTCAAGCCTCAGAACAAGACCTCGAAAATGCTGTTGCGGCAGCAAAAGAAGCCTTCCCAGCCTGGGCGGAAAAACCTTGGCAAGAACGTAGCGATTTAATGTTGAAACTCGCTGATGCGGTTGAAGCCAATATGGTCGAACTCTCCGAGCTACTCACCAAAGAACAAGGCAAACCACAAAATGGCTTTGCTGATATGGGGGCTGGCTTTGAAACGGGCGGAACTTTGGCATGGATTCGCGCAACCGCGGGCCTAACCTTACCGGTTGAAACCATTCAAGAAGGCGATGATTTAACGATTGAAGTTCACCGTAAGCCGTTAGGTGTGGTGGGTTCGATCACCCCATGGAACTATCCATTATTAATTGGTATCTGGCATATCATTCCAGCGATGCTTGCAGGTAATACAGTGGTGATGAAGCCTTCGTCACTCACCCCACTTACCACCCTACGCTTTGCTGAACTCGCCAACGAAATTCTCCCAGCTGGCGTTCTTAATGTCGTGAGTGGTGATGGTGGCATCGGTCGAATGATCACCGCCCACGAAGATATTTCAAAAATCGTGTTTACCGGTTCAACGCCAACTGGTCGTCACATTATGAAAAGCGCTGCCGGCAACCTCAAGCGCCTTACCCTTGAGCTTGGTGGTAACGATGCGGCGATTGTGTTGGATGATGTTGATGTAGCCTCAGCGGTTGGTAAAATTTTTGCCACCGCGTTTATCAATAATGGGCAAACTTGTGCCGCACTCAAGCGCCTGTATGTCCAAGATGGCGTTTATGATGCGATTTGTGAAGGCCTGACCGAAATTGCTAACAGTGTGATCACTGGTAATGGCATGAACCCAGATAGCGATTTTGGCCCATTACAGAACCCAGACCAGCTCCAACTGGTTATGGATTTAGCCGCGGATGCTAAAGAGCGCGGCGCACGCTTTTTAACCGGTGGCGAACAAACCAACACCAATGGTTACTATTACCCAATTACCTTGGTCGCCGATATCAAAGATGGTGCCCGCTTGGTTGATGAAGAACAGTTTGGCCCAATCCTGCCAATTATCCGCTTCTCTGACGTTGAGGAGGCGATTGTCCATGCAAACAATAGTCCAAATGGTCTGGGTGGATCGGTTTGGTCACAAGACATCGAACGAGCACGAGAAATCGCCAGCCGACTTGAGTGCGGCTCAGTATGGATTAACCACCATGCGGTTATCCAACCTCACGCACCATTTGGTGGAATAAAACAGTCTGGTTTTGGGGTCGAGTTTAGCGAAGCTGGATTAAAAGAATTCACCAGCATCCAAACCTTGCATGTTTACCCATAG
- a CDS encoding MBL fold metallo-hydrolase, producing MSKKPFASSADLGEKKATVEVIADGVYAQTAEGDPNVGAVEGEDFVVCLEALATPAAAKEWLARLREHTDKPVKYLVLTHYHAVRVLGASAFEAESIIMHETTKKLIEERGKQDWDSEFGRMPRLFREPQTIPGLTHPDITFNDRLEIPLGGDRGSLYLSFYGRGHTASDIIGWLPKHKVLFAGDLVEAEAALYTGDAFHFDWARGTLDNLKALGAEYLIGGRGPVVKGRDNVDAAIEQTRSFLQGMIDKVGEVHGRGGSLKEAFLATHEHLAPTFGAWPIFEHCLPFDVQRLWDEYDGIDWPRIWTEERDREVWDQLQD from the coding sequence ATGAGTAAGAAACCTTTTGCATCATCTGCTGATCTCGGCGAAAAGAAAGCGACAGTCGAAGTCATCGCTGATGGCGTATATGCACAAACGGCCGAAGGTGACCCCAACGTTGGCGCTGTAGAAGGTGAAGATTTTGTCGTTTGTTTAGAAGCACTCGCCACGCCGGCAGCCGCAAAAGAATGGTTAGCGCGACTTCGTGAACATACCGACAAACCGGTCAAATATTTAGTGCTTACCCATTACCATGCCGTGCGTGTATTAGGCGCATCAGCGTTTGAGGCCGAAAGCATCATCATGCATGAGACCACCAAAAAATTGATTGAAGAACGTGGTAAGCAAGATTGGGATAGTGAGTTTGGTCGCATGCCACGTTTGTTCCGCGAACCGCAAACCATCCCCGGACTTACTCACCCTGACATCACATTCAATGATCGTTTAGAAATTCCACTTGGTGGCGACCGTGGCAGCCTGTATTTATCATTCTATGGCCGTGGTCATACGGCCAGCGATATCATTGGTTGGCTGCCAAAACATAAAGTCTTATTTGCGGGCGATTTGGTTGAAGCTGAAGCCGCACTCTACACAGGTGACGCCTTTCACTTTGATTGGGCACGTGGCACGCTCGATAACCTCAAAGCACTTGGAGCTGAATACCTCATTGGTGGCCGTGGCCCAGTGGTTAAAGGACGCGATAATGTTGATGCCGCGATCGAACAAACCCGCAGCTTCCTTCAAGGCATGATTGATAAGGTTGGTGAAGTTCATGGTCGTGGCGGTTCGCTCAAAGAAGCATTTTTAGCTACTCACGAGCACCTTGCACCGACCTTTGGCGCCTGGCCAATTTTTGAACATTGCTTACCCTTTGATGTGCAGCGTCTATGGGATGAATACGATGGTATCGATTGGCCGCGTATTTGGACCGAAGAGCGCGATCGTGAAGTATGGGATCAACTGCAAGACTAA
- a CDS encoding cytochrome c, whose amino-acid sequence MIRKTLMTTTVTAIAITAVFATTGTMPGVSDPARMESLYQLHCQGCHLPGGEGFPEHDVPRMTDTLGHFARLEEGRRYLIQVPGSFGAPIDNQDLAEITNWMIYTFSPNTVDETFKPFTAEEVSRLRKAYDGDILAKREELVDALKAAGNYPDSTQ is encoded by the coding sequence ATGATCCGTAAAACGCTCATGACCACAACGGTGACCGCCATCGCGATTACTGCTGTATTTGCTACTACTGGCACCATGCCAGGCGTGAGCGATCCTGCGCGTATGGAAAGCTTGTATCAGCTGCATTGTCAGGGCTGCCATCTACCTGGAGGTGAAGGTTTCCCTGAACATGATGTGCCGCGAATGACCGACACATTGGGCCACTTCGCCCGCTTAGAAGAGGGGCGCCGTTATTTAATCCAAGTGCCCGGTTCTTTTGGCGCCCCCATTGATAATCAAGACTTAGCAGAAATCACTAATTGGATGATTTATACCTTTAGCCCGAATACCGTCGATGAAACCTTTAAGCCTTTCACGGCTGAAGAGGTTAGTCGCCTGCGCAAGGCTTATGATGGCGATATCCTCGCCAAACGAGAAGAACTGGTTGACGCGCTCAAAGCAGCCGGCAACTATCCCGATTCAACCCAATAA
- a CDS encoding methylamine dehydrogenase light chain, with translation MKWLDKFTEKTVRRVAQSTSRRSVLTGLGAALVGVGATPLLPVARASESNQPKFPGEEGDPNSCDYWRFCAIDGFLCGCCGGSANTCPPGTEMSPITWIGTCNNPVDGKNYIISYNDCCGKSSCGNCLCTRNESDRPMYFQGKSNDINWCLGTSSAIYNCSTAVVVGIEVEK, from the coding sequence ATGAAATGGTTAGATAAATTTACTGAAAAAACCGTGCGTCGCGTAGCACAATCTACCTCTCGACGCAGTGTACTCACTGGCCTTGGCGCTGCCTTGGTTGGTGTGGGCGCAACCCCACTCTTACCGGTCGCACGCGCTTCTGAAAGCAATCAACCCAAATTCCCTGGTGAGGAAGGCGATCCAAACAGCTGTGATTACTGGCGTTTTTGTGCCATCGACGGCTTCCTTTGCGGCTGCTGCGGCGGTAGTGCAAATACCTGCCCACCCGGCACAGAAATGTCCCCCATCACCTGGATTGGTACGTGTAATAACCCAGTTGATGGCAAAAACTACATCATTTCGTATAACGATTGTTGCGGTAAAAGCAGCTGTGGTAATTGCTTGTGTACGCGCAACGAAAGCGATCGCCCGATGTACTTCCAAGGAAAATCAAACGATATCAACTGGTGCTTGGGTACAAGCAGTGCAATCTATAACTGCTCAACCGCGGTTGTGGTTGGTATAGAAGTAGAAAAATGA
- a CDS encoding redoxin family protein: MSQTILTTAVIILFVAVIALGVLVFSLARQIGVLYERIAPAGALAVNKSVKAGEQAPAISVKTIDEEVLSIGAAGNRATLMFFLSPDCPICKQILKPLKSAAKAESGWLDVILASDGDNLGEHRAFIERESLEAYPYVLSEALGKTYGVSKLPYGVLIDEQQQIVALGIINSREHLESLFEAKERGFSDIQSYLSSKSTSDPKMA; encoded by the coding sequence ATGAGTCAAACGATTTTAACCACTGCTGTCATCATCTTATTTGTTGCCGTCATCGCACTAGGCGTCTTAGTCTTTTCGCTGGCACGACAAATCGGTGTGTTATACGAGCGTATCGCCCCAGCAGGCGCCCTAGCCGTTAATAAAAGCGTTAAGGCTGGCGAACAAGCCCCCGCGATCAGCGTCAAAACCATTGATGAAGAAGTGCTGAGCATTGGCGCTGCGGGCAATCGTGCGACGTTGATGTTTTTTCTCTCCCCCGATTGCCCTATTTGTAAGCAAATACTCAAACCGCTTAAATCTGCGGCTAAAGCCGAAAGCGGCTGGCTCGATGTGATTTTAGCCAGTGATGGTGATAACCTCGGCGAGCACCGCGCGTTTATCGAGCGTGAGTCCTTAGAAGCCTACCCGTATGTATTGTCTGAGGCGCTCGGCAAGACCTATGGTGTGTCTAAACTACCTTATGGTGTGTTAATTGATGAACAGCAACAGATTGTTGCGCTTGGCATCATCAACTCTCGTGAACACTTAGAAAGCCTGTTTGAGGCCAAAGAACGTGGCTTCAGCGATATCCAAAGCTATTTATCCAGCAAATCCACCAGTGACCCAAAAATGGCGTAA
- a CDS encoding MauE/DoxX family redox-associated membrane protein, translated as MLYWIATLTLSALLAGAAWHKWQHNADFQSALAAYRLLPLDAVRATAFVIMGLEALTALLLWLSPIGALLAAAIFAAYALAMGINLARGRSDIDCGCGGVPIHISWHLLLRNAALIALALVAAFSAPVPMSISSAVMTILAALSLLLTYFTVNQLLANRSYWISQKGTFA; from the coding sequence ATGCTTTATTGGATTGCAACCCTCACTCTTAGCGCCTTGCTTGCTGGTGCGGCATGGCATAAATGGCAGCACAATGCCGATTTTCAATCAGCACTAGCGGCTTACCGCCTGCTGCCCTTAGATGCTGTGCGTGCAACCGCGTTTGTGATTATGGGCTTAGAAGCGCTCACAGCATTACTATTATGGCTAAGCCCCATCGGTGCACTTTTAGCAGCGGCAATTTTTGCGGCTTACGCACTGGCGATGGGCATCAATCTCGCCCGTGGGCGTAGCGATATAGACTGTGGTTGTGGTGGTGTGCCTATCCACATCAGCTGGCATTTATTGCTGCGCAACGCGGCATTGATTGCGCTCGCGCTTGTTGCAGCTTTCAGTGCACCCGTACCGATGAGTATCAGCAGCGCGGTCATGACAATTTTAGCGGCGCTGTCATTATTACTCACCTATTTCACTGTTAATCAACTACTGGCCAATCGGAGTTATTGGATCAGTCAAAAAGGAACCTTCGCATGA
- a CDS encoding amine dehydrogenase large subunit has product MKRFTQPLAVLAILSAAFAQAEIAPEKLKVVQTLPADYPEQWVFAHDGAFFHMSNGHYMVLDPAAETGPEQYKGMVDASFISSFAQSNKRNEFYVIETFYSRGSRGERTDVVTIYDPATLSPKGEIVLPEDKLRMNSMPERYSALLVNDDKHLVITNMSPATSVTVVDVEARSVTDVQPTPGCVLNYPTGRSNFSSLCVNGSFASYHVDDQGKASAVSQGDSFFSPMDNPIFEKPVIIGSQAYFIAFDGKVYNVDLSGEAAVLGETWSLLNEEDKAAGYRPGGWQLNAQDDNGLFYVLMHPEGYEGSHKDGGPELWVYDANKQERVNKITLETWGVSVAATHGENPYLLVTNAEMQVDVYQDGKYVRTLAPFGQETPFIIHANEM; this is encoded by the coding sequence ATGAAACGATTCACTCAACCGCTTGCTGTACTCGCCATACTGAGTGCAGCATTTGCGCAAGCCGAAATCGCCCCGGAAAAGCTCAAGGTTGTGCAAACATTGCCTGCAGACTACCCTGAGCAATGGGTATTTGCTCACGATGGCGCATTCTTTCACATGAGTAACGGGCATTATATGGTGCTAGATCCGGCAGCAGAAACTGGCCCTGAACAATACAAAGGTATGGTTGATGCCTCGTTTATTTCATCCTTTGCGCAATCAAATAAACGCAATGAATTTTATGTGATCGAAACGTTTTATAGCCGCGGCTCTCGTGGTGAGCGTACGGATGTCGTCACCATCTACGACCCAGCCACCCTTTCCCCTAAAGGTGAAATAGTCTTACCTGAAGACAAATTGCGCATGAATTCGATGCCGGAGCGCTACAGCGCATTATTAGTCAACGATGACAAACATCTTGTGATCACCAATATGTCACCAGCAACGTCTGTGACGGTAGTGGACGTTGAAGCACGGAGTGTAACCGATGTACAGCCAACACCAGGCTGTGTACTCAACTACCCAACTGGAAGGAGCAACTTCTCCAGTCTGTGTGTCAATGGTTCATTTGCCAGCTACCATGTTGATGATCAAGGGAAAGCGAGCGCAGTATCGCAAGGCGATTCATTCTTCAGTCCGATGGATAATCCCATTTTTGAAAAACCGGTCATTATTGGCAGTCAGGCTTATTTCATCGCCTTCGATGGGAAAGTCTATAACGTTGATTTGAGCGGTGAGGCAGCTGTTCTTGGTGAAACCTGGTCACTACTGAACGAAGAAGACAAAGCAGCCGGTTATCGTCCAGGCGGCTGGCAACTCAATGCTCAAGATGATAATGGCCTGTTTTATGTGTTGATGCATCCAGAAGGCTACGAAGGCAGCCACAAAGATGGTGGTCCAGAGTTATGGGTTTATGATGCAAACAAACAAGAGCGCGTCAATAAAATCACCTTGGAAACCTGGGGGGTCTCAGTCGCAGCAACCCATGGTGAAAACCCTTATTTGTTAGTGACTAATGCTGAAATGCAGGTTGACGTGTATCAAGACGGTAAATACGTCCGCACCTTGGCACCATTTGGTCAAGAAACGCCGTTTATCATTCACGCAAACGAGATGTAA
- a CDS encoding DUF2783 domain-containing protein: MPLKTTNNSANPDDLYAAFVHLQEGVDFADIPALYSKALLLLANHIGDVSVIEEAFTIAKSHTLEE; this comes from the coding sequence ATGCCACTGAAAACCACGAATAACAGCGCCAACCCTGACGACCTGTACGCTGCGTTTGTTCATTTACAAGAAGGCGTCGACTTTGCTGACATTCCGGCGCTTTATAGCAAGGCATTGCTGCTCCTCGCCAATCATATCGGCGATGTATCAGTGATTGAAGAAGCCTTTACTATTGCTAAATCTCATACCCTCGAGGAGTAA